A stretch of the Elephas maximus indicus isolate mEleMax1 chromosome 3, mEleMax1 primary haplotype, whole genome shotgun sequence genome encodes the following:
- the VPS72 gene encoding vacuolar protein sorting-associated protein 72 homolog isoform X1, with protein sequence MSLAGGRAPRKTAGNRLSGLLEAEEEDEFYQTTYGGFTEESGDDEYQGDQSDTEDEVDSDFDIDEGDEPSSDGEAEEPRRKRRIVTKAYKEPLKSLRPRKVSTPAGSSQKTREEKALLPLELQDDGSDSRKSMRQSTAEHTRQTFLRVQERQGQSRRRKGPHYERPLTQEELLREAKITEELNLRSLETYERLEADKKKQVHKKRKCPGPIITYHSVTVPLVGEPGPKEENVDVEGLDPAPTASALTSHAGTGPIIPPARCSRTFITFSDDATFEEWFPQGRPPKVPVREVCPVTHRPALYRDPVTDIPYATARAFKIIREAYKKYITAHGLPTASALGPGPPPPEPLPGPGPRALRQKIVIK encoded by the exons ATGAGTTTGGCTGGGGGCCGAGCCCCGCGGAAGACCGCCGGGAACCGGCTTTCTGGGCTTCTAGAGGCCGAGGAGGAAGATGAGTTCTACCAGACGACTTATGGGGGTTTCACAGAG GAATCAGGAGATGATGAGTATCAAGGGGACCAGTCAGACACAGAGGATGAGGTGGACTCTGACTTTGACATCGATGAAGGGGATGAACCATCCAGTGATGGAGAAGCAGAAGAGCCGAGAAGGAAGCGCCGAATAGTCACCAAGGCCTATAAG GAGCCTCTCAAGAGCTTGAGGCCTCGGAAGGTGAGCACCCCAGCTGGTAGCTCTCAAAAGACCCGAGAAGAGAAAGCACTGCTGCCACTAGAACTACAGGATGATGGCTCAGACA GTCGGAAGTCCATGCGTCAGTCTACAGCTGAGCATACACGACAGACGTTCCTTCGGGTACAGGAAAGGCAGGGCCAGTCACGGCGGCGAAAGGGGCCCCACTATGAGCGCCCACTGACCCAGGAGGAGCTGCTTAGGGAAGCCAAGATCACAGAGGAGCTCAACCTGCGTTCACTGG AGACATATGAGCGGCTTGAGGCTGACAAAAAGAAGCAGGTTCACAAGAAACGGAAGTGCCCTGGGCCCATAATCACCTATCATTCTGTGACAGTGCCGCTTGTTGGGGAGCCTGGCCCCAAGGAAGAGAATGTCGATGTAGAAGG ACTTGATCCTGCTCCCACAGCTTCTGCATTGACTTCCCATGCTGGGACTGGACCCATCATCCCCCCTGCCCGCTGCTCACGTACCTTCATCACTTTTAGTGATGATGCAACATTTGAGGAATGGTTCCCCCAAGGGCGACCTCCAAAGGTCCCTGTTCGGGAAGTCTGCCCAGTGACCCATCGCCCAGCCCTATACCGGGACCCTGTTACAGACATACCCTATGCTACTGCCCGAGCCTTCAAGATCATCCGTGAGGCCTACAAGAAGTACATCACTGCCCACGGACTCCCAACTGCCTCAGCCCTGGGCCCTGGCCCACCACCTCCTGAGCCCCTCCCTGGCCCTGGGCCCCGAGCCTTACGTCAAAAGATCgtcatcaaatga
- the VPS72 gene encoding vacuolar protein sorting-associated protein 72 homolog isoform X2, translating to MSLAGGRAPRKTAGNRLSGLLEAEEEDEFYQTTYGGFTEESGDDEYQGDQSDTEDEVDSDFDIDEGDEPSSDGEAEEPRRKRRIVTKAYKEPLKSLRPRKVSTPAGSSQKTREEKALLPLELQDDGSDSRKSMRQSTAEHTRQTFLRVQERQGQSRRRKGPHYERPLTQEELLREAKITEELNLRSLETYERLEADKKKQVHKKRKCPGPIITYHSVTVPLVGEPGPKEENVDVEGTNRPTSGRGGSQSCVSTTQWGGGGGRHVIISEGTGEIQRHR from the exons ATGAGTTTGGCTGGGGGCCGAGCCCCGCGGAAGACCGCCGGGAACCGGCTTTCTGGGCTTCTAGAGGCCGAGGAGGAAGATGAGTTCTACCAGACGACTTATGGGGGTTTCACAGAG GAATCAGGAGATGATGAGTATCAAGGGGACCAGTCAGACACAGAGGATGAGGTGGACTCTGACTTTGACATCGATGAAGGGGATGAACCATCCAGTGATGGAGAAGCAGAAGAGCCGAGAAGGAAGCGCCGAATAGTCACCAAGGCCTATAAG GAGCCTCTCAAGAGCTTGAGGCCTCGGAAGGTGAGCACCCCAGCTGGTAGCTCTCAAAAGACCCGAGAAGAGAAAGCACTGCTGCCACTAGAACTACAGGATGATGGCTCAGACA GTCGGAAGTCCATGCGTCAGTCTACAGCTGAGCATACACGACAGACGTTCCTTCGGGTACAGGAAAGGCAGGGCCAGTCACGGCGGCGAAAGGGGCCCCACTATGAGCGCCCACTGACCCAGGAGGAGCTGCTTAGGGAAGCCAAGATCACAGAGGAGCTCAACCTGCGTTCACTGG AGACATATGAGCGGCTTGAGGCTGACAAAAAGAAGCAGGTTCACAAGAAACGGAAGTGCCCTGGGCCCATAATCACCTATCATTCTGTGACAGTGCCGCTTGTTGGGGAGCCTGGCCCCAAGGAAGAGAATGTCGATGTAGAAGG AACAAACAGACCGACCAGCGGAAGGGGAG GCTCCCAATCCTGTGTGAGCACCACacagtggggagggggtgggggccgCCATGTCATCATATCTGAAGGAACTGGAGAAATACAGAGACATAGATGA
- the TMOD4 gene encoding tropomodulin-4, with protein sequence MSSYLKELEKYRDIDEDEILRTLSPEELEQLDCELQEMDPENMLLPAGLRQRDQTKKSPTGPLDRDALLQYLEQQALEVKERDDLVPFTGEKKGKPYIQPKREIPAQEQITLEPELEEALAHATDAEMCDIAAILGMYTLMSNKQYYDAICSGEICNTEGISSVVQPDKYKPVPDEPPNPTNIEEILKRVRSNDKELEEVNLNNIQDIPAPMLTELCAAMKTNTYVRSFSLVATRSGDPIANAVADMLRENRSLQSLNIESNFISSTGLMAVLRAVRENATLTELRVDNQRQWPGDAVEMEMATVLEQCPSIVRFGYHFTQQGPRARAAQAMTRNNELRRQQKKR encoded by the exons ATGTCATCATATCTGAAGGAACTGGAGAAATACAGAGACATAGATGAAGATGAGATCTTGAGGACCTTGAGCCCCGAGGAGCTAGAGCAGCTGGACTGTGAGCTACAGGAAATGGACCCGGAG AATATGCTCCTGCCAGCTGGACTGAGACAACGTGATCAGACAAAGAAGAGCCCAACAGGGCCACTGGACCGAGATGCCCTTTTGCAGTACCTGGAACAGCAGGCATTAGAGGTCAAAGAGCGTGATGACTTGGTGCCCTTCACAGGCGAGAAGAAGG GGAAACCTTATATTCAGCCCAAGAGGGAAATCCCagcacaggagcagatcaccctGGAGCCTGAGCTGGAGGAGGCACTGGCCCATGCCACAGATGCTGAAATGTGTGATATTGCAG CAATTCTGGGCATGTACACACTGATGAGCAACAAGCAATACTATGATGCCATCTGCAGCGGAGAAATCTGCAACACCGAAGGCATTAGCA GTGTGGTGCAGCCTGACAAGTATAAGCCAGTGCCAGATGAGCCCCCAAATCCAACAAACATAGAGGAGATACTAAAGAGGGTTCGAAGCAATGACAAGGAGCTGGAGGAGGTGAACCTCAATAATATACAG GACATCCCAGCACCCATGCTAACTGAGCTGTGTGCAGCAATGAAGACAAATACCTACGTCCGGAGCTTCAGTCTGGTGGCTACAAGAAGTGGTGACCCTATCGCCAAT GCAGTGGCTGACATGTTGCGTGAAAATCGTAGCCTCCAGAGCCTCAACATCGAATCCAACTTCATTAGCAGCACAGGGCTCATGGCTGTGCTGAGGGCAGTTCGGGAAAATGCCACACTCACTGAGCTCCGTGTAGACAACCAG cGCCAGtggcctggtgatgcagtggagaTGGAGATGGCCACTGTGCTAGAGCAGTGTCCCTCCATCGTCCGCTTCGGCTACCACTTCACACAGCAGGGGCCACGAGCTCGGGCAGCCCAAGCCATGACCCGGAATAATGAACTAC GTCGCCagcaaaagaagagataa
- the SCNM1 gene encoding sodium channel modifier 1 isoform X2, with the protein MSFKREGDDWSQLNVLKKRRVGDLLASYIPEDEALMLRDGRFACAICPHRPVLDTLAMLTAHRAGKKHLSSLQRFYGKKQPGKGMEQNPRQQNELREENKAEAPLLAQTRFITQSALHRAPHYNSCCRRKYRPEAPGPSVVHSRLPPAEAELQSRKISRESEPETGPQAKKSATVPAPVPMSPTRRQALDRYLTLRRYKRLNKQAREAEMGKERCQAT; encoded by the exons ATGTCTTTCAAGAGAGAAGGAGAcgattggagtcaactcaatgtaCTCAAA AAACGAAGAGTCGGGGACTTGCTGGCCAGTTATATCCCAGAGGATGAGGCGCTGATGCTACGGGATGGACG CTTTGCTTGTGCCATCTGCCCTCACCGGCCTGTATTGGACACCCTGGCCATGCTGACTGCCCATCGTGCAGGGAAGAAACATCTGTCCA GCTTGCAGCGTTTTTATGGCAAGAAGCAGCCAGGAAAGGGAATGGAGCAGAATCCAAGACAGCAGAATGAACTGAGGGAGGAGAACAAAGCTGAG GCTCCTCTGCTGGCCCAGACTCGATTTATCACTCAGAGTGCTCTACACAGAGCTCCCCACTATAACAGTTGCTGCCGCCGGAAGTACAG ACCAGAAGCCCCTGGTCCCTCCGTCGTCCATTCCCGTTTGCCACCTGCAGAGGCTGAACTCCAAAGTCGGAAGATCAGCAGGGAATCTGAGCCTGAAACAGGTCCACAGGCCAAGAAATCAGCAACTGTCCCAGCCCCTGTACCCATGAGCCCCACGAGAAGACAAGCCCTGGATCGTTACCTCACTCTTCGAAG atacaagagattaaacaagcaagcgagagaagcagagatggggaaagagagatgccaagccacgtga
- the SCNM1 gene encoding sodium channel modifier 1 isoform X1, translated as MSFKREGDDWSQLNVLKKRRVGDLLASYIPEDEALMLRDGRFACAICPHRPVLDTLAMLTAHRAGKKHLSSLQRFYGKKQPGKGMEQNPRQQNELREENKAEAPLLAQTRFITQSALHRAPHYNSCCRRKYRPEAPGPSVVHSRLPPAEAELQSRKISRESEPETGPQAKKSATVPAPVPMSPTRRQALDRYLTLRSSGWIPDGQGRWVKDENVEFDSDEEEPPDLPLD; from the exons ATGTCTTTCAAGAGAGAAGGAGAcgattggagtcaactcaatgtaCTCAAA AAACGAAGAGTCGGGGACTTGCTGGCCAGTTATATCCCAGAGGATGAGGCGCTGATGCTACGGGATGGACG CTTTGCTTGTGCCATCTGCCCTCACCGGCCTGTATTGGACACCCTGGCCATGCTGACTGCCCATCGTGCAGGGAAGAAACATCTGTCCA GCTTGCAGCGTTTTTATGGCAAGAAGCAGCCAGGAAAGGGAATGGAGCAGAATCCAAGACAGCAGAATGAACTGAGGGAGGAGAACAAAGCTGAG GCTCCTCTGCTGGCCCAGACTCGATTTATCACTCAGAGTGCTCTACACAGAGCTCCCCACTATAACAGTTGCTGCCGCCGGAAGTACAG ACCAGAAGCCCCTGGTCCCTCCGTCGTCCATTCCCGTTTGCCACCTGCAGAGGCTGAACTCCAAAGTCGGAAGATCAGCAGGGAATCTGAGCCTGAAACAGGTCCACAGGCCAAGAAATCAGCAACTGTCCCAGCCCCTGTACCCATGAGCCCCACGAGAAGACAAGCCCTGGATCGTTACCTCACTCTTCGAAG CTCTGGATGGATCCCAGATGGACAGGGTCGATGGGTGAAAGATGAAAATGTTGAGTTTGACTCTGATGAGGAGGAACCCCCTGATCTCCCCTTGGACTGA